CACCGGCACCGGACGATGTCGCCCCGGACCGCCGGCATCCCCGGATACCGGCCCTGCACCCCTGACCACACTGCGCGCCATGCCTTCGAGGTGAACCGACACATGACCAGAGCCTCCCATCCGCCACCCGGCCAGGTCCCTTCCGAAGGGCAGCGGGCAACAGCGCTGCCGTGCCCGTCCATAGGTATTTCGGACGTCACCAAACGGTTCGGGACGGTGCGGGCGCTCGGCGGCATCACGCTCGACTTCCCGTGCGGGCAGGTCACCGCCCTGATGGGCGAGAACGGCGCGGGCAAGTCGACACTGCTCAAGATCCTCACCGGCGACCACCAGCCGACCGAGGGACATGTCCTCATCGGCGACGACAGCGTGGTGCTCGACTCCCCGGCCAGGGCACGGGCGTTGGGGATCCGGATCATTCCGCAGGAACCGGAGATCATCCCGCACATCTCGGTCGCCGAGAACGTCTACGCCGGTGCGCTGCCGCGCAAGGCCGGCAGACGTTTCGACCGGGCCGAGCTGCGCCGCCGGATCGATGCGGACCTGGCCCGGCTGGGCTTCGCCGATGTACTGGACCCGGACCTCCTCGGCTCACAGCTGACCCCGGCCCAACGCCAGCTGGTCGAGATCATGCGCGCCCTCACCGGCAGCACGACCGCGAGGCTGATCGCCTTCGACGAACCCACCTCCTCCCTGGCCGAGCACGAGGTGGACGCACTGTTCGCCCTCATCCGGCGGCTGCGCGACGACGGCATCGCGATCGTCTACGTCTCGCACCGCATGCAGGAGATCTTCCAGCTCGCCGACCGCATCGCCGTGCTGCGCGACGGCAGCCTGGTCGGCGTGCAGGAAGCGAGCCGGACGAACGAAGCGGAACTCGTACGCCTGATGGTGGGGCGCGATCTGTCCGCCATGTTCGTACGACAGCGCGTGGCAACCGACCGCCTCGTGCTCGACGTCAGCAACCTCACCACCGACGACGTGCACGACATCTCGCTCCAGGTCCATGCCGGCGAGGTCGTCGGCCTGGCCGGCCTGATCGGTGCGGGGCGTTCCGAACTGGCCCTGGCCCTCGCCGGTGATCAGCCCGTCCGCAGCGGCAGCGCCACCCTCGACGGTGTCCCGCTGCCGAGTGGACGGCCCGGCGCGGTGATCCGGGCCGGTCTGGGCCTCGCGCCGGAGGAACGCAAGGCGCAGGCGCTCTTCATGCAGCAGTCCGTCCGGGCCAACATCTCGCTGGTGGTCCTCGAGCGCCTGCGACGTTCCCGCTTCGTACGCCGCGCCGCCGAGCGGGAGCTCGCCCAGCACTACACGGACCGGCTCAGGGTGCGTACCCCATCGGTCAACCATGAAGTAGGCAAGCTGTCCGGCGGCAATCAGCAGAAGGTCGTCCTCGCCCGGTGGCTGGCGCGCAAACCGAAGGTCCTGATCCTCGACGAGCCGACCCGCGGCATCGACGTCGGCGCCAAGGCCGAGATCTACCAGATCATCGCCGACCTCGCAGCCGAGGGAGTCGCCGTCCTCGTCATCTCGTCGGAGCTGCCCGAGCTCCTCGGTCTCGCGGACCGCGTGGTGGTCATGCAGCAAGGACGCATCACCGGCGAGCTCAGCCACGGCGAAGCCACCGAAGAATCCATCCTCGCCCTCGCGATGGCCGACGACATCATCGGCGTCAGTACCCCCGGAGCCACCTCATGACCCTTACCAGCCCCCCTTCCCCGGCCGTCAAGGGGCCGTCGGACGGTGCGGCCGCCTTCCGGCCGAAGCTGCTCGCCGGGATCAGCGGTCAAAACATCAGTCTCGTCGGCGCACTCGTCCTCGTCCTCGCGCTGTTCGGTGCCCTCAACGACAACTACCTGAGCATGTCCAACATGCAGGTGATCGCCGAGGCGGCCACCATCACCGGTCTGCTCGCCATCGTGCAGACCGTCGTGATCATCTGCGGCGGTCTCGACATCTCCGTCGGCTCGCAGGCCGGTGTGGCGTCCGTCGTGAGCGCGATGGTCTTCACCAGCACCGGAACCAACGCCTTCCTCGGCATGGCGGCCGCCGTCGCGGTCGGCCTGCTCGTCGGCGCACTGAACGGCCTGGTCATCGTCTACGGCCGCGTCAATCCCACCATCGCCACCCTGGCCGGCCTCGCCGCGTA
This genomic interval from Streptomyces sp. NBC_00464 contains the following:
- a CDS encoding sugar ABC transporter ATP-binding protein, whose amino-acid sequence is MTRASHPPPGQVPSEGQRATALPCPSIGISDVTKRFGTVRALGGITLDFPCGQVTALMGENGAGKSTLLKILTGDHQPTEGHVLIGDDSVVLDSPARARALGIRIIPQEPEIIPHISVAENVYAGALPRKAGRRFDRAELRRRIDADLARLGFADVLDPDLLGSQLTPAQRQLVEIMRALTGSTTARLIAFDEPTSSLAEHEVDALFALIRRLRDDGIAIVYVSHRMQEIFQLADRIAVLRDGSLVGVQEASRTNEAELVRLMVGRDLSAMFVRQRVATDRLVLDVSNLTTDDVHDISLQVHAGEVVGLAGLIGAGRSELALALAGDQPVRSGSATLDGVPLPSGRPGAVIRAGLGLAPEERKAQALFMQQSVRANISLVVLERLRRSRFVRRAAERELAQHYTDRLRVRTPSVNHEVGKLSGGNQQKVVLARWLARKPKVLILDEPTRGIDVGAKAEIYQIIADLAAEGVAVLVISSELPELLGLADRVVVMQQGRITGELSHGEATEESILALAMADDIIGVSTPGATS